One Staphylococcus simiae genomic region harbors:
- a CDS encoding transglycosylase SLT domain-containing protein, whose translation MKKTIIASSLAVALGVTGYAATSGHQAHAAETNVDQAHLVDLAHNHPEQLNAAPIQDGAYDIHFVQGGFQYNFTSDGHTWSWSYDVANGQTTSFATTAVQGTTDYSASYNQEATTTQAVSNNAQSSNANVETVSAPSANYTTSTASATSSNVSTSTASTSSSSVRLSNGNTAGATGSSAAQIMAQRTGVPASTWEAIIARESNGQVNAYNPSGASGLFQTMPGWGATNTVDQQINAAVKAYNAQGLSAWGM comes from the coding sequence ATGAAAAAGACAATTATCGCATCATCATTAGCAGTAGCATTAGGCGTAACAGGTTATGCAGCAACTTCAGGTCATCAAGCACATGCAGCGGAAACTAATGTTGACCAAGCACACTTAGTAGACTTAGCACATAACCACCCAGAACAATTAAATGCAGCTCCAATCCAAGATGGTGCATATGATATCCATTTCGTACAAGGCGGATTCCAATATAACTTTACTTCAGACGGTCATACTTGGTCTTGGAGTTATGATGTAGCTAATGGTCAAACTACAAGCTTCGCAACTACAGCAGTTCAAGGTACTACTGACTACTCAGCTTCATACAATCAAGAAGCTACAACTACTCAAGCAGTAAGTAACAATGCTCAATCAAGCAATGCTAACGTTGAAACAGTTTCAGCTCCATCAGCTAACTACACAACAAGCACTGCTTCAGCAACATCAAGCAACGTTTCTACATCAACTGCTTCAACTTCATCAAGTTCAGTTAGATTAAGTAACGGTAACACTGCAGGAGCAACTGGTTCATCAGCAGCTCAAATCATGGCTCAACGTACGGGTGTTCCAGCATCAACTTGGGAAGCAATCATAGCTCGTGAATCAAATGGTCAAGTAAATGCTTACAACCCATCAGGTGCTTCAGGTTTATTCCAAACTATGCCAGGTTGGGGAGCAACTAACACAGTTGATCAACAAATCAATGCAGCAGTTAAAGCATACAACGCACAAGGTTTAAGTGCTTGGGGAATGTAA